The Flexivirga aerilata sequence CGAACTCTCCCGGGTGATGAGCACCTCCACCGACTACTTCTGGTCGGCGCGGCACAGTCAGATCTATGCCGAGCTCGCCCGTCTGGAGGCTGCTGGCCTCGTCCGGCACACCGACATCGCCGCGGCCGGCCCGCGGCAGAGCAAGCGCTACGCGGTGACCGGCGACGGCCGCCGGTCGGTGCTGCAATGGCTGCGCAGTGAGCCCGAGGCTCACGTCGACCGCGACCCGGTCATCCTGCGGGCGCACGCCCTGTGGCTGCTGCCACCGGACGAAGCCGCGCAGGTGCTGGCCGGCATCGAGCGGGCGAGTAGGGAGCGCCTCGCGCTCTATCAGTCGTTCGAGCGCGCGCTCGACGAGGAGGGGCAGGGGAGGGTGCCCGGCCATCCGGACTTCGGCAGCTGGGCGACGGTCCGTGCGGGCATCGAATTCCACCAGGGCAGGCTGCGCTGGTGCCGTGACGTCCGCCGCCGCCTGCAGCAGTCGGAGGGCTGAATGCGCCTCAGCCCCAACCGAGTTCGTGCAGCCGGTCGTCGTCGATGCCGAAGTAGTGACCGATCTCGTGCAGCACGGTGACCCGGATCTGCTCCAGCAGGTGGACGCGGCTGTCGCTGTAGCGGGTGAGCGGTCCGCGGAAGATGTAGATG is a genomic window containing:
- a CDS encoding PadR family transcriptional regulator — its product is MVAAESTQQVSALGRALLSVLCRREATGYELSRVMSTSTDYFWSARHSQIYAELARLEAAGLVRHTDIAAAGPRQSKRYAVTGDGRRSVLQWLRSEPEAHVDRDPVILRAHALWLLPPDEAAQVLAGIERASRERLALYQSFERALDEEGQGRVPGHPDFGSWATVRAGIEFHQGRLRWCRDVRRRLQQSEG